A window from Pongo abelii isolate AG06213 chromosome 6, NHGRI_mPonAbe1-v2.0_pri, whole genome shotgun sequence encodes these proteins:
- the TMEM139 gene encoding transmembrane protein 139: MVPMYLLGRLEKPLLLLCCASFLLGLALLGIKTDITPVAYFFLTLGGFFLFAYLLVRFLEWGLRSQLQSMQTEISGPSGNARDNEAFEVPVYEEAVVGLESQCRPQELDQPPPYSTVVIPPAPEEEQPSHPEGSRRAELEQRRMASEGSMAQEGSPGRAPINLRLRGPRAVSTAPDLRSLGAVPRLEPLTPPPAYDVCLGHPDDDSVFYEDNWAPP; this comes from the exons ATGGTGCCAATGTACTTACTGGGGAGACTGGAGAAGCCGCTTCTCCTCCTGTGCTGCGCCTCCTTCCTACTGGGGCTGGCTTTGCTGGGCATAAAGACGGACATCACCCCTGttgcttatttctttctcacattGGGTGGCTTCTTCTTGTTTGCCTATCTCCTGGTCCGGTTTCTGGAATGGGGGCTTCGGTCCCAGCTCCAATCAATGCAGACTGAGATCTCAGGGCCCTCAGGCAATGCACG GGACAATGAAGCCTTTGAAGTGCCAGTCTATGAAGAGGCCGTGGTGGGACTAGAATCCCAGTGCCGCCCCCAAGAGTTGGACCAACCACCCCCCTACAGCACTGTTGTGATACCCCCAGCACCTGAGGAGGAACAACCTAGCCATCCAGAGGGGTCCAGGAGAGCCGAACTGGAACAGAGGCGAATGGCCTCAGAGGGGTCTATGGCCCAGGAAGGAAGCCCTGGAAGAGCTCCAATCAACCTTCGGCTTCGGGGACCACGGGCTGTGTCCACTGCTCCTGATCTGCGGAGCTTGGGAGCAGTCCCCAGATTAGAGCCTCTGACTCCACCCCCTGCCTATGATGTCTGCCTTGGTCACCCTGATGATGACAGTGTTTTTTATGAAGACAACTGGGCACCCCCTTAA
- the CASP2 gene encoding caspase-2 isoform X3 encodes MAAPTAGSWSTFEHKELMAADRGRRILGVCGMHPHHQETLKKNRVVLAKQLLLSELLEHLLEKDIITLEMRELIQAKVGSFSQNVELLNLLPKRGPQAFDAFCEALRETKQGHLEDMLLTTLSGLQHVLPPLSCDYDLSLPFPVCESCPLYKKLRLSTDTVEHSLDNKDGPVCLQVKPCTPEFYQTHFQLAYRLQSRPRGLALVLSNVHFTGEKELEFRSGGDVDHSTLVTLFKLLDYDVHVLCDQTAQEMQEKLQNFAQLPAHRVTDSCIVALLSHGVEGAIYGVDGKLLQLQEVFQLFDNANCPSLQNKPKMFFIQACRGGAIGSLGHLLLFTAATASLAL; translated from the exons ATGGCGGCGCCGACCGCGGGGTCTTGGTCCACCTTCGAGCACAAGGAGCTGATGGCCGCTGACAGGGGACGCAG GATATTGGGAGTGTGTGGCATGCATCCTCATCATCAGGAAACTCTAAAAAAGAACCGAGTGGTGCTAGCCAAACAGCTGTTGTTGAGTGAATTGTTAGAACATCTTCTGGAGAAGGACATCATCACCTTGGAAATGAGGGAGCTCATCCAG GCCAAAGTAGGCAGTTTCAGCCAGAATGTGGAACTCCTCAACTTGCTGCCTAAGAGGGGTCCCCAAGCTTTTGATGCCTTCTGTGAAGCACTGAGGGAGACCAAGCAAGGCCACCTGGAGGATATGTTGCTCACCACCCTTTCTGGGCTTCAGCATGTACTCCCACCG TTGAGCTGTGACTACGACTTGAGTCTCCCTTTTCCGGTGTGTGAGTCCTGTCCCCTTTACAAGAAGCTCCGCCTGTCAACAG ATACTGTGGAACACTCCCTAGACAATAAAGATGGTCCTGTCTGCCTTCAGGTGAAGCCTTGCACtcctgaattttatcaaacacaCTTCCAGCTG GCGTATAGGTTGCAGTCTCGGCCTCGTGGCCTAGCACTGGTGTTGAGCAATGTGCACTTCACTGGAGAGAAAGAACTGGAATTTCGCTCTGGAGGGGATGTGGACCACAGTACTCTAGTCACCCTCTTCAAGCTTTTGGACTATGACGTCCATGTTTTGTGTGACCAGACTGCACAG GAAATGCAAGAGAAACTCCAGAATTTTGCACAGTTACCAGCACACCGAGTCACGGACTCCTGCATCGTGGCACTCCTCTCGCATGGTGTGGAGGGCGCCATCTATGGTGTGGATGGGAAACTGCTCCAG CTACAAGAGGTTTTTCAGCTCTTTGACAACGCCAACTGCCCAAGCCTACAGAACAAACCGAAAATGTTCTTCATCCAGGCCTGCCGTGGAG GTGCTATTGGATCCCTTGGGCACCTCCTTCTGTTCACTGCTGCCACCGCCTCTCTTGCTCT
- the CASP2 gene encoding caspase-2 isoform X2: MAAPTAGSWSTFEHKELMAADRGRRILGVCGMHPHHQETLKKNRVVLAKQLLLSELLEHLLEKDIITLEMRELIQAKVGSFSQNVELLNLLPKRGPQAFDAFCEALRETKQGHLEDMLLTTLSGLQHVLPPLSCDYDLSLPFPVCESCPLYKKLRLSTDTVEHSLDNKDGPVCLQVKPCTPEFYQTHFQLAYRLQSRPRGLALVLSNVHFTGEKELEFRSGGDVDHSTLVTLFKLLDYDVHVLCDQTAQEMQEKLQNFAQLPAHRVTDSCIVALLSHGVEGAIYGVDGKLLQLQEVFQLFDNANCPSLQNKPKMFFIQACRGGAIGSLGHLLLFTAATASLALLSAIGWRQQLEMALPLQGCRERGLACDRPKRERKK; encoded by the exons ATGGCGGCGCCGACCGCGGGGTCTTGGTCCACCTTCGAGCACAAGGAGCTGATGGCCGCTGACAGGGGACGCAG GATATTGGGAGTGTGTGGCATGCATCCTCATCATCAGGAAACTCTAAAAAAGAACCGAGTGGTGCTAGCCAAACAGCTGTTGTTGAGTGAATTGTTAGAACATCTTCTGGAGAAGGACATCATCACCTTGGAAATGAGGGAGCTCATCCAG GCCAAAGTAGGCAGTTTCAGCCAGAATGTGGAACTCCTCAACTTGCTGCCTAAGAGGGGTCCCCAAGCTTTTGATGCCTTCTGTGAAGCACTGAGGGAGACCAAGCAAGGCCACCTGGAGGATATGTTGCTCACCACCCTTTCTGGGCTTCAGCATGTACTCCCACCG TTGAGCTGTGACTACGACTTGAGTCTCCCTTTTCCGGTGTGTGAGTCCTGTCCCCTTTACAAGAAGCTCCGCCTGTCAACAG ATACTGTGGAACACTCCCTAGACAATAAAGATGGTCCTGTCTGCCTTCAGGTGAAGCCTTGCACtcctgaattttatcaaacacaCTTCCAGCTG GCGTATAGGTTGCAGTCTCGGCCTCGTGGCCTAGCACTGGTGTTGAGCAATGTGCACTTCACTGGAGAGAAAGAACTGGAATTTCGCTCTGGAGGGGATGTGGACCACAGTACTCTAGTCACCCTCTTCAAGCTTTTGGACTATGACGTCCATGTTTTGTGTGACCAGACTGCACAG GAAATGCAAGAGAAACTCCAGAATTTTGCACAGTTACCAGCACACCGAGTCACGGACTCCTGCATCGTGGCACTCCTCTCGCATGGTGTGGAGGGCGCCATCTATGGTGTGGATGGGAAACTGCTCCAG CTACAAGAGGTTTTTCAGCTCTTTGACAACGCCAACTGCCCAAGCCTACAGAACAAACCGAAAATGTTCTTCATCCAGGCCTGCCGTGGAG GTGCTATTGGATCCCTTGGGCACCTCCTTCTGTTCACTGCTGCCACCGCCTCTCTTGCTCT